Within Sorangiineae bacterium MSr11367, the genomic segment CGCGACCAAGGCGGCACGCAGCCTCGAGTTGCTCAATGTCGGCGCCCTCTCGTTCGAGTTTCCAAGCGGCCGCGCAAGCGGGACCGGGGCCGAGGCTCAAGGAAGGCCCGAGGCCAAATTGGTCGCGCGCCACCTGCCGGACGTGGTCGACCTCGTGAGCGGCGTCGTCTACACCGCCCGCGGCGAGGGCGAGGCGTTTCCGGCCAAGGGACGCTACGTGTTTCGCGCGGCGGGTTCGCCGGAGCAAGAGATTGCCCCCTTCACGGTGGAAGCCACCGCCAAGGGCGAGCCGGGTGACATCCGCATCGCCGACCAGTCCCTTGCGCATCGGGCCGATGGGGCCCCGGTCTTCCTGCCGGCGGTCGATCCCACCGAGGTCACGTGGACCGCGGAGGGCTCGGCCGACGACGATGTCGTCTACATCGACGTGTCGGCCAAGACCGCTGCCGCAGGTGGCAGCGGTGCCGGCGCACGCGATGCGGGCGTCCGCTGTACCTTCGCGGACACCGGGCGTGCCACGCTCGCTGCGACGGCGTTCGTTGCGGACGAGGGCACCATGGCCATTCACCGCGTGCACCGCGAGTCGTTCCGAGCCAGGGGCATCGACTCGGGTGTGCTCCGTTTCGATTTCGCGCGCGTCGCCTCGTACCGGCGCCGCTAGAGGAGCCTCGAGGGCGTTTGAGACGTTGGTCAGGCTCCACGCGGATGTGCGTGCTCGGTTGCATGCTTGTGTCGACGGTCGCCATGGCCGCCGCGCCCACCGTGCAGAAACCCAAAAAGCCGAGTGCGAAGGCCGCGCAAGCCAGCGCGCGCATGCGCAGCTGGCATACGCCGACGCCGAACAAGGCGCCGCCGGTCGACGACGAAGGCCGCCCGAAGCTGGTGCTCTATTCGCTGAATACGAACGACCGCGTCGAGATGGCCGCACGCAGCGACCACGGCGGCTTCTCGGCGCGCGATCTGGATCGCGCCGCGCGCGTGCTCCGGGATTCGCGCAACGGGTGTGAGCACCCCATGGATCCGCGGCTGCTCGACCTGGCCTACCGCATTCAGACCAACTTCCACGCGCAGGAGCTGCGCATCATTTCGGCGTACCGGGCGCCGCGGAAGCATCGCAAATCGAACCATGGCCTCGGGCGCGCGCTCGACATGATCGTGCCGGGCGCCAGCGACGAGGAGGTCGCGAAGTTCGCGCGCGAGCTCGGCTTCGTGGGCATCGGCGTTTACCCCTCGAGCGGGTTCGTGCACGTCGACGTGCGCTCGCGCAGCTATTTCTGGGTCGATCGCAGCGGCCCCGGGCGACGAAACCGCGAACGCGGCATCCTTGGCGATCTCGCCGCGCGAAGTGATTCGCAAGCCGTCACGCGCGGTGAGCACCCTACCCCGCCCTTCGCACCGCTCGGCGATGTCGAT encodes:
- a CDS encoding DUF882 domain-containing protein, which translates into the protein MLVSTVAMAAAPTVQKPKKPSAKAAQASARMRSWHTPTPNKAPPVDDEGRPKLVLYSLNTNDRVEMAARSDHGGFSARDLDRAARVLRDSRNGCEHPMDPRLLDLAYRIQTNFHAQELRIISAYRAPRKHRKSNHGLGRALDMIVPGASDEEVAKFARELGFVGIGVYPSSGFVHVDVRSRSYFWVDRSGPGRRNRERGILGDLAARSDSQAVTRGEHPTPPFAPLGDVDAWLRARTSHAATPAPPDEDDDEETMENGSGTPDGAEF